One Haemorhous mexicanus isolate bHaeMex1 chromosome 19, bHaeMex1.pri, whole genome shotgun sequence genomic window carries:
- the BRI3BP gene encoding BRI3-binding protein, with protein sequence MAAARRVQLRGPLLLLLLLLLLGAAGPGARAARSRGADRQNSLRRAASGLYQGVSGLFGEDNVRALQKFFSRLTERFVNGVDVLMDTFWRIWTDLLDVLGIDASNLTHYFSPAAIANNPTRALLLIGAILLAYWFLSLFLGFFFYLLHMLFGRFFWIARVALFTLSCVYILQKYEGDPEHAVLPLCFVVAVYFMTGPVGFYWRRNSNSSLEEKMDHLDSQIRLLNIRLSRVIENLDRGSEQ encoded by the exons atggcggcggcgcggcgggtGCAGCTCCGGgggccgctgctgctgctgctgctgctgctgctgctcggcgcggcggggcccggcgctCGGGCTGCGCGGAGCCGCGGGGCCGACCGCCAGAACAGCCTGCGCCGCGCCGCCAGCGGCCTCTACCAGGGCGTCAGCGGCCTCTTCGGCGAGGACAACGTGCGGGCCCTGCAGAAG tttttctcGAGGTTGACAGAGAGGTTTGTGAATGGGGTGGATGTATTAATGGACACATTCTGGAGAATATGGACTGATTTGTTAGATGTTCTTGGAATTGATG CCTCCAACCTGACTCATTATTTCAGCCCAGCAGCCATTGCCAACAACCCGACCCGCGCCCTCCTGCTGATCGGTGCCATTTTACTGGCCTATTGGTTTTTATCTCTCTTCCTTGGATTCTTCTTCTATCTCCTGCACATGCTGTTTGGCCGCTTCTTCTGGATCGCCAGGGTGGCCCTGTTCACCCTGTCCTGTGTGTACATCCTGCAGAAGTATGAGGGTGACCCGGAGCACGCcgtgctgcccctctgcttcgTCGTGGCCGTCTACTTCATGACGGGGCCAGTTGGGTTTTACTGGAGGAggaacagcaacagcagcctggaggagaagaTGGACCACCTGGATAGTCAGATCAGACTGCTGAATATCCGCCTTTCCAGGGTGATTGAGAACCTGGATAGGGGCAGTGAGCAATGA